In a single window of the Methanolobus psychrophilus R15 genome:
- a CDS encoding NAD-dependent epimerase/dehydratase, producing the protein MEKILITGGLGQIGSYLVDRLHACSQVTVLDNMSSGSRYVVPEGVRLVKEDILSPIARDLAADHDVVIHTAAQISVVRSMQEPVFDAQNNAFGTLNLLEGARLGGARKFIYTSSAAVYGNPQYLPIDEEHPQDPMSPYGASKLCGEKYCIMYNRAYGLPAVCIRPFNIYSPRQDPSNPYSGVISKFISRVSQGLPPIIFGDGSQTRDFVSAHDVVDMISMLMDDEQPQGVVFNVGTGISTRIDELARMVLDAFGSDAGIEFRDPVQGDIRDSYSDISRAKKAGYSPKVDLRSGLIEVIQAQKPGQA; encoded by the coding sequence ATGGAAAAAATTCTGATCACAGGTGGTCTGGGGCAGATCGGAAGTTACCTTGTGGACAGGCTGCATGCATGCTCACAGGTCACAGTGCTGGATAATATGTCATCCGGCAGCAGGTATGTTGTCCCTGAAGGTGTACGTCTTGTAAAAGAGGATATCCTCTCCCCCATAGCCCGGGATCTGGCAGCTGACCATGATGTGGTGATCCACACCGCGGCCCAGATAAGTGTGGTGCGCTCCATGCAGGAGCCTGTTTTCGACGCGCAGAACAATGCATTTGGCACTCTCAACCTGCTTGAAGGTGCACGTCTTGGTGGTGCAAGGAAGTTCATCTACACCAGCTCTGCTGCCGTATACGGTAACCCTCAGTATCTCCCGATAGACGAGGAACACCCGCAGGATCCTATGTCTCCCTACGGTGCAAGCAAGCTATGCGGTGAGAAGTACTGCATCATGTATAACAGGGCCTATGGCCTGCCAGCCGTCTGCATACGCCCCTTTAACATCTACAGCCCGCGCCAGGACCCATCCAATCCCTATTCCGGTGTCATCTCCAAATTCATCAGCAGGGTAAGCCAGGGTTTACCCCCCATCATCTTTGGGGACGGTTCACAGACAAGGGACTTTGTGTCTGCCCATGACGTTGTTGATATGATCTCCATGCTCATGGATGATGAACAGCCCCAAGGTGTAGTGTTCAATGTGGGCACAGGCATAAGCACAAGAATAGATGAGCTTGCCAGGATGGTACTGGATGCTTTTGGCTCAGATGCAGGCATAGAGTTCAGGGACCCGGTTCAAGGGGACATCAGAGACAGCTATTCCGATATCTCTAGGGCGA
- a CDS encoding UDP-N-acetylglucosamine-1-phosphate transferase, producing the protein MLDMSSPSVILGLVLASSFLVPFFATYISMPYFIMKLTEKGILAKDYYKLKLTMVPDRGGIAILLVAMVCFSLNTLFFKFSTTNYVALIVVALFGLFGILDDMIDIGRVTKLLLMYYCSYPLIQYATTTAFVFPSIGDFETGILYLQFVVPTFVLVASNLVNMHSGFNGLASGLSTIILISLIIRSALIGDVENIFAMVCIAGATLAFFLYDRYPSRIFWGNVGSLTIGAAIGALIVIQGFVISGFIMLIPHTANFLLYVYWRAMKFPVAKFGKTREDGTLEVPNPLTLKWVLPYYYRVTEKQATYAMYAVTGLFCLLGIMLPGRM; encoded by the coding sequence ATGCTGGACATGAGTTCCCCTTCCGTGATCCTTGGATTAGTTCTGGCAAGTAGTTTCTTGGTACCGTTCTTTGCCACGTATATATCAATGCCCTATTTCATCATGAAACTGACCGAAAAAGGGATCCTTGCAAAGGATTACTACAAACTGAAGCTCACCATGGTCCCTGATAGGGGCGGCATAGCCATACTGCTTGTAGCGATGGTGTGCTTCTCCCTGAACACTCTCTTTTTCAAGTTCTCAACGACCAATTACGTTGCCCTTATCGTGGTGGCACTCTTTGGACTTTTTGGCATACTGGACGACATGATAGATATCGGCAGGGTGACAAAGCTCCTGCTTATGTACTATTGCTCCTATCCGCTGATACAGTATGCAACGACCACTGCCTTTGTGTTCCCGTCCATTGGAGATTTTGAGACAGGCATCCTTTACCTGCAGTTTGTGGTGCCCACGTTCGTCCTTGTAGCCTCAAACCTAGTCAACATGCACTCAGGTTTCAATGGCCTGGCCTCAGGTCTCTCTACCATAATCCTGATCTCACTTATCATAAGGTCTGCACTTATCGGGGATGTAGAGAACATCTTTGCCATGGTGTGCATAGCAGGAGCGACACTCGCCTTCTTCCTCTATGACAGATACCCTTCCAGGATATTCTGGGGCAATGTGGGGTCCCTGACAATCGGTGCTGCCATCGGTGCACTTATAGTCATTCAGGGATTTGTGATCAGCGGGTTCATTATGCTGATACCGCACACCGCCAACTTCCTCCTGTACGTCTACTGGAGAGCCATGAAGTTCCCCGTTGCAAAGTTTGGCAAGACCCGCGAGGATGGCACGCTGGAAGTACCCAACCCACTTACCCTCAAATGGGTACTGCCATACTACTACAGGGTCACTGAGAAACAGGCAACGTATGCAATGTACGCCGTAACGGGATTGTTCTGCCTGCTGGGCATAATGCTTCCGGGAAGGATGTAA
- a CDS encoding iron-sulfur flavoprotein: MKVTVFNGSPRGRKSNTHRIVGPLLEGARQAGAQTEEIFLVEHNINNCCGCFSCWTKTPGKCVINDDMSDFIDLFFESDYVGMATPVYGLFMTSILKKFNERLLPTATPHIHKNEDGSCYHEERMHYPRFFMIANAGFPGERNFDLLKTYMALQNPILEVYRNCGGVLEDWPEESVKKRINEFYDALREAGKEMVTKGQVSEAISKRIHAELISDEEFMAGANQYWDEEISKRES, translated from the coding sequence ATGAAAGTAACTGTTTTCAATGGTAGTCCCAGAGGAAGAAAAAGCAATACCCATCGAATCGTTGGTCCTTTACTGGAAGGAGCCAGACAAGCAGGTGCTCAGACAGAAGAGATATTCTTGGTAGAGCATAATATTAATAATTGTTGTGGTTGTTTTAGTTGCTGGACTAAAACCCCCGGAAAATGTGTGATCAATGATGATATGTCCGATTTCATAGATCTTTTTTTTGAATCGGATTATGTAGGAATGGCCACTCCTGTCTATGGCTTGTTCATGACCTCAATACTAAAGAAATTCAATGAAAGACTTCTGCCTACTGCAACTCCACATATTCACAAAAATGAAGACGGAAGCTGTTACCATGAGGAAAGAATGCACTATCCTCGTTTTTTTATGATCGCAAATGCAGGATTTCCCGGCGAACGTAATTTTGACTTATTAAAGACATATATGGCGCTCCAGAATCCCATACTGGAAGTCTACCGTAATTGCGGAGGAGTATTAGAGGATTGGCCTGAAGAGAGTGTCAAAAAGAGAATAAACGAATTTTATGATGCGCTGCGAGAAGCCGGCAAAGAAATGGTCACCAAAGGGCAGGTTTCGGAAGCTATCAGTAAAAGAATTCATGCCGAATTAATCAGTGATGAGGAGTTTATGGCAGGAGCTAATCAGTACTGGGATGAAGAAATCTCAAAAAGAGAATCATAA
- a CDS encoding Ig-like protein, with protein sequence MEKSKTYLSVLIGLAIILSMIIPASAAEVTPGTVDLQAKTMVALSSSSSTSLQPVVTETGKYTLSVDGLGVYDGVPGIIQVEKPAGATVKSAYMAAADVWGSGQIPDGAITIDGQGVNWDLIIAASANNHWADVTTLVKPKIDAAPAGRVDFTIVENYYADGVILIVIFEDPNASVNTIVLMFGAQATGGDTFQILLAEPIDKSNLNLDLIMGLGISYSYQSGSSQYSIIDVNGNRLTSSAGGEDDGFSANGGLITVGGLDDSTANPADPYQTAYSDPRLDDELYNIKGLVNDGDTSITVFTQNPSNDDNIFFAYFDLKSTVAVVGEGIVLSPSSATNNVGTSHTVTSTVQDNAGNPVVGTLVSIEVISGPNTGAGISTVTDNNGQASMTYTSYTVGTDTIVASFINSQQVTVYSNEVTKTWITETTPPTNEIPEFPTMVLPIAAILGLAFVLGRKKEE encoded by the coding sequence ATGGAAAAAAGCAAAACTTATTTAAGTGTCCTTATTGGCCTTGCTATTATCCTTTCAATGATAATACCCGCAAGTGCCGCTGAAGTTACACCAGGAACAGTTGATCTGCAAGCAAAGACCATGGTCGCCCTTTCGAGCTCATCTTCAACGAGCCTCCAGCCAGTTGTGACAGAAACCGGCAAATATACTCTTTCTGTTGACGGGCTTGGCGTTTATGATGGCGTTCCCGGCATCATCCAGGTTGAAAAGCCGGCAGGCGCAACTGTCAAGAGCGCTTACATGGCAGCAGCCGACGTATGGGGTTCCGGGCAGATACCTGACGGTGCAATAACCATTGACGGACAGGGAGTCAACTGGGACTTAATAATTGCTGCAAGTGCAAACAACCACTGGGCAGATGTCACCACTCTTGTCAAACCCAAGATAGATGCCGCTCCTGCGGGAAGGGTAGACTTTACAATTGTGGAAAACTATTATGCTGACGGTGTTATCCTGATCGTGATCTTTGAAGATCCTAATGCCAGCGTCAACACGATAGTCCTGATGTTCGGTGCCCAGGCCACAGGCGGGGATACTTTCCAGATATTACTGGCTGAGCCTATAGATAAGAGCAATCTTAACCTAGATCTGATAATGGGACTCGGTATCTCATACAGTTACCAGTCTGGTTCATCTCAGTACAGCATCATTGATGTGAATGGAAATCGTCTAACATCATCTGCCGGTGGAGAAGATGATGGTTTTTCCGCGAATGGCGGACTCATAACGGTAGGAGGTCTGGATGACAGCACTGCCAACCCTGCAGATCCTTACCAGACAGCGTATAGTGACCCACGTCTTGACGATGAGCTATACAACATTAAAGGACTGGTAAACGATGGCGACACCTCTATAACAGTGTTCACACAGAATCCTTCAAATGACGACAATATATTCTTTGCATACTTCGACCTCAAGTCAACAGTGGCAGTGGTTGGAGAAGGTATTGTTCTCAGTCCGTCCTCAGCGACCAACAATGTTGGAACCTCTCATACGGTCACCTCAACAGTTCAAGACAATGCCGGTAATCCTGTGGTAGGCACATTGGTCTCTATTGAAGTAATATCAGGGCCTAACACTGGAGCTGGGATTTCAACTGTGACAGATAACAATGGCCAAGCTTCGATGACGTACACTAGTTACACTGTGGGAACTGATACCATTGTTGCCAGCTTTATAAACAGCCAGCAGGTGACCGTTTATTCGAACGAGGTCACAAAGACATGGATAACTGAAACAACACCACCAACAAACGAAATTCCTGAATTTCCAACAATGGTCCTGCCTATAGCAGCAATACTTGGTCTGGCCTTTGTACTGGGTAGAAAGAAAGAAGAGTAA
- a CDS encoding transposase — MIIKNTDYVKANAFAFYSINGNSIIDFMKSSKTEDVCEFLEKIVEQNPGKRIILVLDNARSHHAKKTISKARDLKITLVFLPPYSPDLNPVEFVWKTIKREVSVKFVRSKEHLRDIIKMEFMRVESSLSFAKKWIETFNAQIKSVIC; from the coding sequence TTGATAATAAAAAATACGGATTACGTTAAAGCAAATGCATTTGCGTTTTATTCGATCAACGGGAACAGTATCATTGATTTTATGAAAAGCTCAAAAACAGAAGATGTGTGTGAATTCCTGGAAAAAATTGTAGAGCAAAACCCAGGGAAAAGAATAATTCTTGTTCTCGATAATGCAAGATCGCATCATGCAAAGAAAACGATAAGTAAAGCGAGAGATTTAAAAATAACACTTGTGTTCCTACCACCTTATTCACCTGATCTAAATCCAGTAGAATTTGTCTGGAAAACAATCAAAAGAGAAGTGTCAGTCAAATTTGTCAGATCAAAAGAACATTTGAGGGATATTATCAAAATGGAATTTATGAGGGTAGAGAGCTCATTATCGTTTGCAAAAAAATGGATAGAAACATTTAATGCACAAATAAAAAGTGTGATTTGTTGA